From the Endozoicomonas sp. Mp262 genome, the window GGAAGGTTTAGAACAGTAAAAAGGGGAAAGTTTAGGAATATAAAAGAAGTTCGAAAGCTGCTTGAACTATCAGAATACCAGAAACATCATATCCCCTATTTTTATGTATTTTCCGGCAGCGCCAAAATGATTCTTGGCGAAAATATGCCAGGAGCTGAGCTTGATTTTCATATTGCGGAACAATACCATGCTCAAAATAACAGTCAACTCAGAATAGAATTGAATCAGGAATTAGCCTATTATAACTATCTGACAGGAAACTATGATAAGGCACTCAGAAGGTATCAGGAAGAATACTTAAAACATATTCCGGAAGGATCATATAATATTGTAAAAAAAGCATACGGAAAATGCCAAAATTATTGGCATTTCCAACAATGGTTCGAAGCACTAATTATAATACCCAAAGCATCGAAGCCATTAGCGTTTTAATCAACGGTCAAATTTCTTCTATAGTAATTTAGTGCTATGTACTTCTGCTCCCCATGAGGTTACACGTAAGAAATTTTAAAATACAGGTTTAGTGATAACTGGCCAATATAGGGTTGAGTTGACTTAAATCAACTCGATGTGTTCCTGAAAAAAAGAATATAACCACTAGCCGAGACTCCGCTTAATCATGTGCCGATAAATTGGTTTAACGCGCTGCCATTATCTCTTTCACCATCATGATAATCCGAATGAAGTGGCTCGACAATTCATTAACCAGAAAAGAACTGAAAGCGGAAATATCACCTTATAAAACCCGGGTGAGAAATTAATTATGGGGCTTGAATCAGTCTATATCGTAGTGGGCCTTACCCTGGTTATCTATGCAATCATGACAGTGCGAGATAAACACCATAAGCGCCGTTGGGGAACCAGCCTGTTTTGGCTGCTATACGGCTGCTCCTTTATATTTGGTTCCATATTGCCGGATTTTGTTATTGGTCTAATGGTCATTATTTTAACTATCATTGCTGCAACAGGCATGCTGGGATCAGGTTTCTACCAGCCAAGCAGCGACGAAGAGAAAAAGCAACGGGCCAGGCAGTTTGGAAATAAACTGTTTATTCCCGCAGCAGTGATACCCATAGTCACCTTTCTTTGGGCCAAGTTAATGGGTAATGCTCTGGAGGGTCTGGGTATCGCCTCTATGGTAGCGCTGGCAGTTACCCTGGCAATGACCCGTGGCTCAATTGAAAGCAGCTTCCAACAGGGACGACGACAGCTTGATGCCATTGGCTGGGCTGCTATCTTATCGCAGTTTCTGGCCGCTTTGGGCTATCTCTTTGGAGCCGCTGATGTTGGTAGCACCGTTTCTACCATCGTTGCAGCCATGGTGAACCAAAGCAGTCAATTAGCCACCGTAGCCGCTTACTGCCTGGGAATGGCTGCCTTTACCGTCATTCTTGGAAATACCTTTGCGGCATTTGCCGTTATAACAGCCGGTATTGGCATCCCAATGGTTATTGTTACACACGGTGGTGATCCAGCGATTGTTGGCGTTCTGGGGATGCTATCAGGCTACTGCGGCACACTCCTGACACCTATGGCCGCTAATTTCAATGTGGTGCCCGCCGCCTTGCTGGAATTAGATAACAAATACCATGTGGTCAAAGTACAAGCGATACCGGCACTCGCCTTACTGCTTGCCAATATTATCTTGATGTACACCCTGGCCTTTTAGCCCGGATATTTCATAAAGCAGCAGGCTGTCCATTCAATTTTGACTTTTCTGTGGGGGCTGCTGTTTTATCACTCTGTGACTAAAGGTCTTCAGGCTCCGACTACACCAATCTGAACATTTAACGATCAATTCTGCTTTTTTAGGCCGAATGAATACTCCAAACGTCTCTCATCTGGTTATTATTTAGGCGGGCTAAGCGTTGTGGAGGCTGCTACCCAGGCCGAGGCAACGGCATTTGATAAAATATCTCTGTTACATGCTGCAAAAGCTTCTTGAATGGGCAGCTGCTGGGTAGGTGCAGTTTGATCCGATCCTTGTACTCAACCACCTTAACCGCTACTTTGCAGAGTTTTGTGATTACCGTTGATGGCTGGGCTTTCTCCAGTTCCGTTCCTTTCAAAGCCTTGGTTCTCAGCTCGTAATGCAGAACGTAAGCCGCACAGGCATAAAACAGTCTCAAGTGATTGGCCAGAAAGGTCTGGTCTGACAGTCTGTCACCGGACAGATCACTTTTCAGGTGCTTAATGAAATTCTCATCCTGCCCTCTTGGGCAGTACAGATCCTCATAAATCACCTCTGGGGAAGCCTCTTTGATTGAGGTGACAATAAAGCGGGGATTGTCGCCTTTCTCGTTAACCTCTGCCTTATAGATTATCCGGGTATCGAGCCCTTTCCAGCTTTTAGCCTGATACTCGGCCTCACCGTACAGCCTGAGTCGTTCTGGCTCAGGCATATCGTTCAACTTGGCTAAGGCTGTTTTAACCTTGAAAGCTCGACGAGCCTCATCTAGCAACTCTTTGGCTTTAGGGCGTAAGGCCGTCTTGTGACCGGCACCTTTACCCAGCACATAATCAGCATGAGTATTAGCCTGAACAACATGCATTAACTCAGGTTGAGCAAAGTGGCTATCCCCGCGCACCAGCAAATGGGTTTTTGGCCACCGTTTACGGATAAGCTTGATGACACGCTTGATAATAGCGGCATTTTCCCTGCCTGTTGGCGTTTTGCCTGGACGGAGGATGGCAGTAATCAGCTTGCCACTGAGACCTTCAAAAATCAGCAAAGGCAGATAACAGTAGTCCTGATATTTGGCATTAAACAAATTCATTTGCTGCGATCCGTGGGTAATGGCCGGTGTGTGATCAAGATCGATCACGATAGCCATAGGTGGCAAGTCATAACTGGCGATAAAATGATGCACAAATGCTTCAGCCATTTGATAGATATCTTTGCGCCGCATGGACTTCCCGAGCCGTGTGTAGGTGGGAGATGAAGCCAGGTGGTTATCATCATCCAAAGGGTTTCGTCCGGTAGCCAGCTTTAACATGGGGTCTTTACGGAGGCGGTTGCTGTCGTTGGCATCCTCATAACCGCAAGCCATTTGCAAAATTCGCTGAACCAGGAGGTTTTGCAGAGAGTGGTCAATGTAGGATGGGTGACGCTTGTCATCAATGGCCTGGGTCAGTCTGGAAATAAGTCCGCTATGCAATATGGTTTCCCGTAACAGCAGAGCCCCAAAATCTGAAGATAACTCTCCACCATTGAAGTCCGCACGGATAGTTTTACCATTTGAAGGATGAAAGCGAAGCTGCTCTTGTGTAGATTGGGTCATGGCAAGTTCCGGTTTGCTTTTTCCGAAGCATTTTTTTGTCAATCCAATCGTACCAACAGATTGGACGGAACTTGCCTTTATTTATGAAATATCCGGGTTAGTTTATTGAGTGAATAAATGAAAACTATATTAATCACCGGATTTGAAGCTTTTGGTGGTGAATCCATCAACCCTGCACTGGAAGCCGTAGAGCTATTAGAGGGAGAAGTTTTAGACAATGGCTACCAGATTTGTACAGCTGTAGTTCCCGTTGTAAAAGGGAAATCAATACAAGTTGTAACTGAAGCTATCGATGAATTTCAGCCTGAGGCTGTAATACTGGTTGGTCAAGCTGCCGGCCGGGCTGCAATGACTCCCGAACGGGTAGCAATTAATCTGGATGACTTTAGAATTCCAGATAATGAGGGTTACCAAATGATTGATGAACCTGTTGTCACAGGTGCCCCGGCGGCTTATTTCTCCGATTTACCGATCAAAGCCATGGTTGTGGCCATGCGAGAGGCAGGCGTTCCGGCTGCCGTTTCCAATACAGCAGGCACCTTTGTTTGTAACCATCTCTTTTACGGGATTTTGCATCACCTACGCAACAGCAAGACCCGGGCCGGATTTATGCATATTCCCTTACTGCCATCACAGGTAACCATGGGAAATCAGCCATCGATGGATTTAGCCACTGTAGTAAAAGGCTTAAGAGTCGCTGCTAACACCGTCGTTGATATTCAAGAAGATTTGAAACTTACCGAAGGGCTGGTGTGCTAAACCAGCACCTGCTTGAAAACTGGATATTTCAATAAAATCTGGAATTATTTCTAGAAAACTCAGGGAAGAGTTTACTAATTAGTCTATATTAAAGCAGTCCTTAAGCTTATGAAAAGTAAATCAGTATACTAAGATCATTAAAAATGAAACTCAGAAAATTATACTTTCTCCTTTTTCTTAGTCTTCCTGTGGTAATCACACCACCACTTTTAGCTACTGTATATGTCTTAGATGCATTTCAGGATATTGCATTTGCAGGTGTAGGAGAACTTGAAAATCAAACCCTGACAGTTACTTATGCCCCTTCAAGTATTTCTGAATGTTCCATAGAGACTGTAGAGGGGCATTTATGGACTGTGCAAAATAAGTCGAATAGAGTTATTGAAGCAGCTAATAAAGCATCAATAAATTCCCAAGAGATGGTTTGTAATGTTTCATGGCCTGAACTGGTTTCAGCTACCGCTGTATATGCAGGACAGAATCAACAAGAGAGAGATAAATGGAGATATTTAAAACTGGGTCTGGATTCAAGCAAAGAAAACTTCTTATTTACCGATACCGATGGAATATGGTTTAAGATTTTTAATTCACAGGAAGAATCAGTTAATGAAAAAGTCTATTTAAAAGTGGCAATACATAGCAGCCATGATTCCCTCCATGAGCAGGCACACAAACTATATGTGATTTTTGATAAAAATAAAAATAAACTAAAACTTCAAGCATTGCACCTATTTATCATCCCAGAAAATGATATAAAACTGGTTCAAGGATTTCAGTTAGAAGATACACCCGATAAATTTCTTAAAAAGAAACCCAGGGTCACTTACTGATACTTTCTCTTTTTGGCAATCGTCATAATAATAAAAAGGCACCTTCAAACAAAAGCTTTTCACCTAGCAAACATTGCACAACTATACTACCTATATTGATCACAGTTTATACAACTAAGCTATGGTGTCACGTAATATATGTTTTTCCCCTCCCCTCACTACTGCAAGAAAAAAAACACCCATAATCTCTTTTTAAAAAACCCTAAGTCAATCATATTAACTATTTATCTCTTGAACATTTCATTTACAGCTTTTGCCATATTAGATAGTGCCTGCCAAAATGCCAGGCTGCCTGATTCTGATAAAATCAGTAATAATCAACCTCTGAACACAGCACCTGAAACAGAAAATATTTATAAAAAAATTGTTCCCTCCTCTCCTTCTATCCGGCAATGGAAGAATAAGGAAACCTTACTTCCACCTATTGACTGGCTTGCTCGAACCATGACTCTTGCTGATAAAACTAAACACTGTTATCTCTGCAAAGAATCTTTACCCAATTGTTTATGTTATTGCCCTATTTGTGAGCAACATATTCATCCCCGATATCAAAACCAGCTATCTGTAACTTGCTCTTGCCATACACAAGGCCCTTCATCTTTTCAATGTTCTGACAGGTTACCAGTTCCACTCCCGAAAAATATTTGTACAACATGCCTGGCCTATAAAAGCCCTCACAGTAAAAACCATAGCTGTGTGCTTATAGTAACAGTCCCCCAAGAACCTTCCCCATGCTTAGCCATGCCGGCCGAAGATACCAGCCAATATCCAACAATCACCTCACCTGAGGCTGATAGTGATGCACAAAATGATAACCTGGATAATATTCCAGTAGATATACTCAGAGATGATCTATATCTTAGCGATGATAGCAACTCTTCCCACGAAAATTATATGGATACATTTTTAGAGCACCTATTAAATAACTCAGGGACACAAAAAAAATTAACAAGATTCCATCAAAAAGTATTGAGATATATTGATTTCCTAGATAGAAAAAAATACGATCACTTAACTGCTTCAG encodes:
- a CDS encoding IS1380 family transposase, which translates into the protein MTQSTQEQLRFHPSNGKTIRADFNGGELSSDFGALLLRETILHSGLISRLTQAIDDKRHPSYIDHSLQNLLVQRILQMACGYEDANDSNRLRKDPMLKLATGRNPLDDDNHLASSPTYTRLGKSMRRKDIYQMAEAFVHHFIASYDLPPMAIVIDLDHTPAITHGSQQMNLFNAKYQDYCYLPLLIFEGLSGKLITAILRPGKTPTGRENAAIIKRVIKLIRKRWPKTHLLVRGDSHFAQPELMHVVQANTHADYVLGKGAGHKTALRPKAKELLDEARRAFKVKTALAKLNDMPEPERLRLYGEAEYQAKSWKGLDTRIIYKAEVNEKGDNPRFIVTSIKEASPEVIYEDLYCPRGQDENFIKHLKSDLSGDRLSDQTFLANHLRLFYACAAYVLHYELRTKALKGTELEKAQPSTVITKLCKVAVKVVEYKDRIKLHLPSSCPFKKLLQHVTEIFYQMPLPRPG
- a CDS encoding DUF979 domain-containing protein produces the protein MGLESVYIVVGLTLVIYAIMTVRDKHHKRRWGTSLFWLLYGCSFIFGSILPDFVIGLMVIILTIIAATGMLGSGFYQPSSDEEKKQRARQFGNKLFIPAAVIPIVTFLWAKLMGNALEGLGIASMVALAVTLAMTRGSIESSFQQGRRQLDAIGWAAILSQFLAALGYLFGAADVGSTVSTIVAAMVNQSSQLATVAAYCLGMAAFTVILGNTFAAFAVITAGIGIPMVIVTHGGDPAIVGVLGMLSGYCGTLLTPMAANFNVVPAALLELDNKYHVVKVQAIPALALLLANIILMYTLAF
- the pcp gene encoding pyroglutamyl-peptidase I; the encoded protein is MKTILITGFEAFGGESINPALEAVELLEGEVLDNGYQICTAVVPVVKGKSIQVVTEAIDEFQPEAVILVGQAAGRAAMTPERVAINLDDFRIPDNEGYQMIDEPVVTGAPAAYFSDLPIKAMVVAMREAGVPAAVSNTAGTFVCNHLFYGILHHLRNSKTRAGFMHIPLLPSQVTMGNQPSMDLATVVKGLRVAANTVVDIQEDLKLTEGLVC